A stretch of the Mesorhizobium huakuii genome encodes the following:
- a CDS encoding EamA family transporter, giving the protein MTSTPIARREAAPLPVAALMGAMVSIQIGATFAKTLFPQIGAQGTTTLRLVIGALMLIAVLRPWQMRPTRATLPWLVAYGVTLGALNLLFYAALARIPLGVAVALEFSGPLLVATLTSRRASDFAWIALAVAGIILLSPFIHSLQPLDPIGVMLALAAGGFWALYIVLAQKAGAELGTRTTAYGMAIAAVLVLPFGVAQAGTGLLAPSILVSALLVGLFSSALPFFLEMVALTRMPARIYGTLTCLEPGLGALAGFLFLHESLTPPQLAGIAAVVVAAAGTALTSKPPVPSPE; this is encoded by the coding sequence GTGACATCGACGCCAATTGCCCGTCGCGAAGCAGCGCCCTTGCCTGTCGCGGCGCTGATGGGGGCCATGGTGTCGATCCAGATCGGCGCCACCTTCGCCAAGACGCTGTTCCCACAGATCGGCGCGCAGGGCACAACGACGTTGCGGCTGGTCATCGGCGCGCTGATGCTGATCGCGGTGCTGCGGCCCTGGCAGATGCGGCCGACGCGCGCCACCTTGCCGTGGCTGGTCGCCTATGGCGTGACGCTCGGCGCGCTCAACCTGCTGTTCTATGCAGCCCTTGCCAGGATCCCGCTCGGTGTCGCGGTGGCGCTCGAATTTTCCGGGCCGCTGCTGGTGGCGACGCTGACCTCGCGGCGGGCCAGCGATTTTGCCTGGATCGCGCTGGCAGTGGCCGGCATCATCCTGTTGTCGCCCTTCATTCATTCGCTGCAGCCGCTCGATCCGATCGGGGTGATGCTGGCGCTGGCGGCCGGCGGGTTCTGGGCGCTCTACATCGTGCTGGCGCAGAAGGCGGGTGCCGAGCTCGGCACCCGCACCACCGCCTACGGTATGGCGATCGCCGCCGTGCTGGTGCTGCCCTTCGGCGTGGCGCAGGCGGGAACGGGGCTGCTGGCACCGTCGATCCTGGTCAGCGCGCTGCTCGTCGGCCTGTTTTCGAGCGCGCTGCCGTTCTTCCTGGAGATGGTGGCGCTGACCCGCATGCCGGCCCGCATCTACGGCACGCTGACCTGCCTGGAGCCGGGACTGGGCGCGCTGGCCGGCTTCCTGTTCCTGCATGAGAGCCTGACCCCGCCGCAGCTGGCCGGCATTGCCGCGGTCGTTGTCGCGGCCGCCGGCACGGCGCTGACCTCGAAGCCGCCGGTGCCGTCGCCGGAGTAG